In Mucilaginibacter sp. KACC 22063, the genomic stretch GTTAGTTACCGATGCCATATTAGTAAACTGGCCTTTAGGCGTCAGCTTAGAATAGTAAACATTCGGAAACGCCATCAGAATGTGGAAATGCTTGGAGTAGGGCAGGTAATTTAAAAATGCCAATATACCTACAATGTGGAACCACCAGCATCCGCGCTCAATCATTACCAGTGAGCTTGCAGATGTTGGCAATAGCGGATCAAGAAAGGTACTTACCGGGAAGCTGCCCGCTGCAATGTAATGACCATAATGCAACAGCTGAAGTTTATGATCGGCAGCGTTCATGGTTAAAAATGCAGCCATTAAAAGTATCTCGGTGATCAGGATATAATTGGCATCAGACCGAGGCCAGGCTTTCATCTCCACGCCTGTAAAGCGCTTTAATTTGGCAATGTTTCTGCGGCAAAGGAATACAACGCATGCAAGCAGTACCAGCAAGGCAAGCACTTCAAAGCCGCCGATAAGTAAACCGTAAAGGCTACCCAGGAAGCCGGAAAAAACGCGGTGCGAACCAAAAAGGCCATCTATCAGGATTTCGATTACCTCTATGTTGATGATCACAAAACCAACGTAAACAAAAATATGGAGCACAGCGGCAAACGGCCGTTTCACCATTTTACTTTGCCCCAGGGCTACCTTAGCCATGATCTTCCAGCGTTCTGCAGGATTGTCTGACCGGTCAAGCGGATGGCCCAGTAATATATTGCGGCGGATCTTTTTGACGTTATAGGCAAATAATGCGACCGCAGCAGCGAATATGACAAGAAAAAGAAGCTGAAAAATCATTATGCGTGCATAGTAATGTTAAGACTAAGTTATATAATCATATCAATTTGCCAAATGTTTTAAAATATTAGCCTGATAATGAATGGGATAAATTATTTTTTCAAAAAAGATTTCGTTTAATAAAAAATCACACTACATTTGCATTCCCAAACGGGACGGTATCATAGCTCAGTTGGTAGAGCAAAGGACTGAAAATCCTTGTGTCGCTGGTTCGATTCCAGCTGATACCACAGATACGAAAAGCCATTTAGTGAATAACTAAATGGCTTTTTGCGTTTGATGCCAAATTGTTATTTTTTATTCTTCCAGGAAACCGTAATTGTGTTTAAACAAGATTTATACTTAACCAGGCCATTTCTAAATTCATAAGACAGACTGATTATGGCGTGTAGATCTTTGTCAATAAAAATTACATAAGAATTATAACTTATATATAACGATACTCCCTGTAACCATTTCGGGATGAGGATCGTATAATCACATATTCCTGTATTTTAGGAATGCCGATGAATGGGAGCCGGTCTTATATTCATCATTTTTAAAAAACCTTTAAATCACAAAGTCATGAAAAAACTATTCCTTATCTTAGCATTAATCATTGGTGCAAGCACCTTAACTCAGGCAAGTTCATTAGCAAGCAAAGCATCTTTAGCGTATACTGCTCCTGCTACCGGACAAAGCTATTCTATCGCCGAACTATCTGCCAAATACAATAAAGTTGAATTTCAATCTGGTAAATTTTCATCAATTAAGGCTTATGTATTACCTCATGGTGATGTAGTTGATGAGGATGGAAACGTTGTTGGATACTGGGTTTATGATAATAACTCAGGAGTATTACTTATTGTCCTTTATTAATTAACTTTATGTAAGCCCGGCTTCGTTCATCGTCTTTTTTATTTATTCAATCATTTTTAAATTTTGCGGATATATTTTTTCCTGGTTATACTGTTATCTATCGTAATCATTCCGGCGGAGGCAATATCACAAGGTAACAAGTCGATATACCTGAAAGTGGCCATTGGAAATGTTTCAAAAAACACTGCCGGAAATTATCGGTTTGATCTGTACATCTATTCAGACTCTGCTCTGCTAAAGGTATATCCAAATATACCGGCGGATACCAGTATCAAAGTTTCGGGCAAACCGGGGCTGTTATACAAGGCATCTGTGCATAGATTAGGATTCAGTAACACCGATGCATACTGGAAATATGATACGGTGAAAATTAACCAGGTCAAAACGATCAATATTACATCCGCCTCCATTCAGCTTAATGAAGTAAACGTAAAGGCAGAGCGCGAATCTTATAAACGCGGTGATACGTTGGTTATTCCAGTTGATCAAATCAAAACCAAACCCCACGCAACTGCTATAGAATTGTTAGAAAAAATCCCGGGATTTAGTATCGGTACTTCGGGCAGCGTATCAGCAATGGGTAAAAAGGTTAGTAAGGTGAAGGTTGATGGTGTGGAAGTTTTTGGTGGCAATGCAAAGGCTACATTAGAGAACCTGCGATCAGATATGCTGCGGGATGTGGAGGTGTCTAACTTAACAGGTGAATCAGGAAGTGGTGTGGAAGTAAACCTGAAATTAAAAAAGGATAGGAAGGAAGGGATTTACGGCGATTTATATGGGCAGTATGGTACCCATCAGCGCAAAAATTTTGGCCTTAAGTTTAACAAGATCAAACCATCGTCTTTTATTAACGCCTTTTTTAATTATAATAATCAAAATCAGCAGGTGTTATCACCGAATGAATACCTGCAAATGGTGGGCTTCAATAGTTCAGCTACGGGTACCTTGGGTACTCAAAAACTTTACTATGATTTTAAGCTGGAAGATCCGTTTGATAATTTAAATAACATTGGCGATCGCTTCCCATTCCTGGAAAAGGGCATACACAAAACTTATTCAACAGGGCTTAACTACAGTAAACAAGCAAAAGCTTACACCTGGAATACTTATGTATTGGGCAGTTCTGACCAAAATCAGATCACAGAACGCTCAGACATGATAAATAATCTTGGGGTACTAACCACAAGAGACAATAAAGATGCTTTCAATCAGCTCAAAAACTTTAACGCTACAGGACAAAGCGCATGGAAATGGACACCCAGTGAAAATAATATTATAGAGGCAAAACTGATTTTTCAAACAAGAAAAATTAATAATAACCCTATTGAAAATTCTAATAGTAAATTATTTAATTCGGTTGATTCTGTTGTTAACCAGGCACTTATTAATAATAATCAACAGGTGAACAGCAGGAGCAATATGGGGTACTTTAAGGCAAATTGGGAACATAGATATGCTAAGCCTGCTGAAAAAACAACAGTATCGGCCGGTGCTTTATTAAACCATACTACGGGCACCAATATTTACAGCAATTTTATTGTTGATCAGATTGATACTTCGGCTTATACTAACCAGGTTAAGGAATCAAATAACGGTTATAACTATTTCGCAAACATTCAGCATAGTTTGCCTTTGAGCAGAAAGTTGCTTGTAGATTTCAGGTTAAATACGTTGGTGTCTAAAACATATGTTAACAGAACAGGCACAAACTTATTTAGTCCATATGTTAGTACGTTTAGCCAACCGCTTAGCGTAAGTGATTTTC encodes the following:
- a CDS encoding (Fe-S)-binding protein, coding for MIFQLLFLVIFAAAVALFAYNVKKIRRNILLGHPLDRSDNPAERWKIMAKVALGQSKMVKRPFAAVLHIFVYVGFVIINIEVIEILIDGLFGSHRVFSGFLGSLYGLLIGGFEVLALLVLLACVVFLCRRNIAKLKRFTGVEMKAWPRSDANYILITEILLMAAFLTMNAADHKLQLLHYGHYIAAGSFPVSTFLDPLLPTSASSLVMIERGCWWFHIVGILAFLNYLPYSKHFHILMAFPNVYYSKLTPKGQFTNMASVTNEVKAMLDPSFTPEAAQPGRFGAKDVTDLTWKNLMDAYTCTECGRCTSVCPANLTGKLLSPRKIMMDTRDRVTEVGNNIDKHGKDYTDNKALLDDYITREELWACTTCNACTEACPVNIDPLNIITEMRRYIVMEESQAPASLNNMFGNVENNGAPWKYASSDRFNWANQ